One region of Bacteroidota bacterium genomic DNA includes:
- a CDS encoding adenosylhomocysteinase, translating to MEKTKATKEAPAYVKFKVKDISLAEWGRKEIKLAEAEMPGLMALRAEYGKQKPLKNARVAGCLHMTIQTAVLIETLVELGAEVTWSSCNIFSTQDHAAAAIAAAGISVYAWKGMNNEEFDWCIEQTLFFGEDRKPLNMILDDGGDLTNMVLDKYPELVKGIKGLSEETTTGVHRLYERMAKGTLPIPAININDSVTKSKFDNKYGCRESLVDAIRRATDLMLAGKVAVVAGFGDVGKGSAESLKDSKVRVIVTEIDPICALQAAMEGYEVKKMDTAIKEADIVVTTTGNMSIVTDRHFKAMKHNTIVCNIGHFDTEIDMAWLNKNYGHTKDTIKPQVDKYTIDGKDIIVLAEGRLVNLGCAMGHPSFVMSNSFTNQVLAQLELWMNTDKYENKVYVLPKHLDEKVARLHLAKIGVEIDTLSDEQAAYIGVDKQGPFKPEYYRY from the coding sequence ATGGAAAAAACAAAAGCAACTAAAGAAGCTCCTGCTTATGTAAAATTTAAGGTTAAAGATATTTCTTTAGCTGAGTGGGGAAGAAAAGAAATAAAATTAGCAGAAGCTGAAATGCCTGGATTAATGGCATTAAGAGCTGAATATGGCAAACAAAAACCATTGAAAAATGCGCGTGTTGCAGGTTGCTTACACATGACTATTCAAACTGCTGTTTTGATTGAAACATTGGTTGAATTAGGAGCTGAAGTTACTTGGTCATCTTGCAATATATTCTCTACACAAGATCATGCTGCTGCTGCTATTGCTGCTGCTGGTATTTCTGTATATGCTTGGAAAGGTATGAATAATGAGGAGTTTGATTGGTGTATAGAACAAACACTGTTCTTTGGAGAAGATCGTAAGCCATTAAATATGATTTTGGATGATGGTGGAGATTTAACAAATATGGTGTTAGACAAATACCCTGAACTAGTTAAAGGAATTAAAGGATTGTCAGAGGAAACAACAACAGGTGTTCACCGTTTATACGAAAGAATGGCTAAAGGAACCCTTCCAATCCCAGCTATTAACATTAACGATTCAGTAACTAAATCTAAATTTGATAACAAATACGGATGCCGTGAGTCATTAGTAGATGCAATCAGAAGAGCTACCGATTTAATGTTGGCTGGTAAAGTAGCTGTTGTTGCAGGATTTGGTGATGTAGGAAAAGGTTCAGCAGAATCTTTAAAAGATTCAAAAGTGCGTGTAATTGTAACTGAAATTGACCCAATTTGTGCTTTACAAGCTGCAATGGAAGGTTATGAAGTTAAAAAAATGGATACTGCTATTAAGGAGGCGGATATAGTTGTAACAACTACAGGTAACATGAGTATTGTTACAGATCGTCATTTTAAAGCCATGAAACACAATACAATTGTATGTAACATTGGACACTTTGATACAGAAATTGATATGGCATGGTTAAACAAAAACTATGGTCACACAAAGGATACCATCAAGCCTCAAGTTGATAAATACACTATTGACGGAAAAGACATTATTGTTTTAGCTGAAGGACGCTTAGTAAACTTAGGTTGTGCTATGGGACATCCATCATTTGTAATGTCTAACTCGTTTACTAACCAAGTGTTAGCACAGTTAGAATTATGGATGAATACCGATAAATACGAAAATAAAGTTTATGTTTTACCTAAACATTTGGATGAGAAAGTAGCTCGCTTGCACCTTGCTAAAATTGGTGTTGAAATCGATACTTTATCAGATGAACAAGCGGCTTATATTGGCGTAGATAAACAAGGTCCATTTAAACCTGAATATTACAGATATTAA